One window from the genome of Candidatus Cloacimonadota bacterium encodes:
- a CDS encoding GyrI-like domain-containing protein, whose translation MKRTISILFILSIFLCFAEETKTEEWTPEFVNLDEMKVVGIQSYMSNNLNLIGNLWERFMERAEEVEYQKFENVGVGISYGSNVISEDPEKMEYHYFHLVGYPVKKVKKLPEGICWKSVPEGLYAKFTYKGKLENLGKIYDYIFMEWLPESGYEYDTNKVDMEWYGEEFEMDSDDSKMYIYVPLVENE comes from the coding sequence ATGAAAAGAACTATTTCCATATTATTTATTTTATCAATTTTTCTATGTTTTGCCGAAGAAACAAAAACCGAAGAATGGACTCCTGAATTTGTAAATTTGGATGAAATGAAAGTGGTAGGAATACAATCCTACATGAGCAATAATCTTAATCTTATCGGCAATTTATGGGAAAGATTCATGGAACGAGCCGAGGAAGTTGAATACCAGAAATTTGAAAATGTTGGCGTGGGAATATCTTATGGTTCCAATGTTATCAGCGAAGATCCTGAGAAGATGGAATATCATTATTTTCATTTGGTTGGTTATCCTGTAAAAAAGGTGAAGAAACTTCCTGAAGGAATTTGTTGGAAAAGTGTGCCAGAAGGGTTGTATGCAAAATTTACTTATAAGGGAAAATTGGAAAATCTTGGTAAAATCTACGATTATATTTTTATGGAATGGCTGCCGGAATCCGGTTACGAATACGATACAAACAAAGTTGATATGGAATGGTATGGTGAAGAATTTGAAATGGATAGCGATGATTCCAAAATGTATATTTATGTTCCACTTGTAGAAAATGAATAA
- a CDS encoding HipA N-terminal domain-containing protein, translating to MQAQVYYKNKFAGILSKIDSGFSFVYDDSFLSDSDSKSISLTLPKQKKEFQSQYLFPFFHGLLTEGFASQIQSRKLKIDENDYFKRLIETANNDTIGCVTIGENK from the coding sequence ATGCAAGCTCAAGTTTATTATAAAAATAAATTTGCTGGAATTCTCAGTAAAATAGATTCAGGTTTTTCTTTCGTTTACGATGATAGTTTTTTATCAGATTCAGATTCCAAATCAATCAGTCTTACACTTCCTAAGCAAAAAAAAGAATTTCAATCTCAATATCTTTTTCCTTTTTTTCATGGTTTACTCACCGAAGGTTTTGCTTCTCAAATCCAATCTCGCAAATTAAAGATCGATGAAAACGATTATTTCAAAAGACTTATTGAAACTGCAAACAATGACACAATAGGTTGTGTAACCATCGGTGAAAACAAATGA
- a CDS encoding saccharopine dehydrogenase NADP-binding domain-containing protein produces the protein MAKITVLGCGMVGSAIALDLAKKHKVLSVDVSKENLKSVAGRNNISIEKLDLSKAENILKAITKADLVVNAVPGFMGFQTTKTVIESGKNIVDISFFPEDCFELDEQAKSKNLIAIVDCGVAPGMGNVILGHHNAMMQVESYECYVGGLPQKRTLPFQYKAPFSPIDVIEEYTRPARYIRDGKLVTKPALSEPEFMEFAEIGTLEAFNTDGLRSLLFTMKIPNMIEKTMRFPGHIDYMKMLRESGFFAEDEIEVKGRKIKPIELTAKLLFKQWKLEKDEPEFTVMKIIIAGKEQEKRVCYQYDLLDRYDEETGISSMARTTGYSATAAVDLILNGDFKKVGINPPEFVGAETGCLEKMLKYQEERGIKYKVSRTEAGLDPIESLG, from the coding sequence ATGGCAAAAATCACAGTTCTTGGTTGTGGTATGGTGGGAAGTGCAATTGCTCTGGATCTGGCAAAAAAGCACAAAGTTCTTTCGGTTGATGTAAGCAAAGAAAATCTCAAATCAGTTGCTGGAAGAAACAACATTTCAATTGAAAAACTCGATCTTTCCAAAGCTGAAAATATTCTAAAAGCTATAACTAAAGCTGATCTGGTGGTAAATGCTGTTCCGGGTTTCATGGGATTTCAAACCACGAAAACCGTGATCGAATCCGGCAAAAACATCGTTGATATTTCTTTCTTTCCGGAAGATTGTTTTGAACTGGATGAGCAGGCAAAATCGAAGAATTTGATAGCAATCGTGGATTGCGGGGTAGCACCCGGCATGGGAAATGTGATCCTGGGACATCACAATGCCATGATGCAGGTGGAAAGTTATGAATGTTACGTAGGTGGCTTGCCGCAAAAAAGAACCTTACCCTTTCAATATAAAGCGCCGTTCTCTCCCATCGATGTGATAGAAGAGTATACGCGACCGGCAAGATATATCAGAGATGGAAAATTGGTTACAAAGCCTGCTCTTTCCGAACCAGAATTTATGGAATTCGCTGAGATCGGAACTTTGGAAGCTTTCAATACAGATGGTCTGCGATCCCTGCTTTTCACCATGAAAATTCCTAATATGATCGAAAAAACCATGCGTTTTCCCGGTCATATCGATTACATGAAAATGCTGCGTGAAAGCGGTTTCTTTGCTGAAGATGAGATAGAAGTAAAAGGCAGGAAGATCAAGCCGATCGAGCTGACAGCAAAGCTGCTTTTCAAGCAGTGGAAACTGGAAAAAGATGAACCGGAATTTACTGTGATGAAAATAATTATTGCCGGAAAAGAACAGGAAAAGAGAGTTTGCTATCAATATGATCTTTTGGATAGATATGATGAAGAAACCGGCATTTCATCTATGGCCAGAACGACAGGCTATTCTGCTACAGCGGCGGTTGATCTGATTTTGAATGGAGATTTTAAGAAAGTTGGGATAAATCCACCCGAATTCGTCGGAGCAGAAACAGGCTGCCTGGAAAAAATGTTGAAATATCAGGAAGAGAGAGGAATAAAATATAAAGTTAGCAGGACTGAAGCTGGTCTTGACCCAATAGAAAGTTTGGGTTAA
- the polA gene encoding DNA polymerase I codes for MKKKLFLIDGTAIIYRSFFAFIRNPLYNSKGQNTSAIYGTINAFLRLVERYNLDHVAISFDRREKTFRHEITDTYKANRPPAPEELHEQVEPIKDFFKLIGLNEISCAGYEADDVLATLAEKFKHEFDVIIVTGDKDFAQLVDDNVLLYDPSKEMVMDEEAVIEKYGLKPKQFIDYLAICGDSADNIPGVKGIGPKGATKLIKEYKTLENIYENIENISAKGTKKKLIEYKEEAFLSKKLATIVRDVPIDIADERTFCFDKAKLANSIPFLKEYELRNTAKKILTFNDPVIQNKIEEKKEEFKEEFDFISQDSAKTPPKTGINFKAILIDKIEAFQNLLKEIKEADVVALDTETTSTDPLLAKLVGISICTNSEKAYYITIAHQMADNVPVEMVLDELPKILKGKLIIAHNIKYDYLVLERAGWKIENEIFDTMIADYLLRPTSRHSLDACSKEEFDHEMIPIKDLIGVGKKQITFDLVPTSQACDYAAEDANITFRLYKIYEDKLIKADLYNLFKNIEMPLFYSLAKMQQNGVKIDVDILDKMSKANQKRIGKLTKEIYEIAGSQFNINSTQQLGKVLFDDLGIPPVKKTKTGYSTDVTVLETLAKDHEIARKLMEYRMLSKLESTYVTALPKLVNPETGRVHSSFNQTVASTGRLSSTNPNMQNIPVRSEMGKEIRYAFVAEGDDKILIAADYSQIELRILAMLSKDEKMINAFQQKKDIHSETASIIYEIPQEEVTADQRRYAKIINFGLMYGMGAFRVSNELEITRKEAQEFIDNYFSKFPTIQNHIQKSIEDATRKGYAETIFGRKLFLPGLSSSNRQRVSEAARVATNMPIQGSAADIIKIAMIKLQEKIEDNDDIKMIMQVHDELVFEVKKEKLEEAKMLIKTEMENALPQEYSEIVPLVVDIGIGENWFEAH; via the coding sequence ATGAAAAAAAAGTTATTTTTAATCGACGGAACAGCGATCATTTATAGATCATTCTTTGCTTTTATCCGCAATCCGCTTTATAACAGCAAAGGACAAAATACCAGCGCTATTTACGGTACCATCAATGCTTTTCTGCGTTTGGTGGAACGTTATAATCTGGATCATGTGGCGATCTCTTTTGATCGAAGAGAAAAAACTTTCCGACATGAAATTACTGACACCTACAAAGCAAATCGTCCTCCAGCCCCGGAAGAACTGCACGAGCAGGTGGAACCGATCAAAGATTTTTTTAAACTGATCGGACTGAATGAAATTTCCTGTGCCGGCTACGAAGCAGATGATGTTCTGGCAACTCTGGCCGAAAAATTCAAGCATGAATTTGATGTGATTATCGTGACGGGTGACAAAGATTTTGCCCAACTTGTCGATGATAATGTTTTGCTTTATGATCCATCCAAAGAAATGGTGATGGATGAAGAAGCTGTAATAGAAAAATATGGTTTGAAACCCAAGCAGTTCATCGATTATCTGGCGATCTGCGGCGACAGTGCCGATAATATTCCCGGCGTGAAGGGAATCGGGCCAAAAGGCGCAACAAAGCTTATAAAAGAATACAAAACTCTGGAAAATATCTATGAAAATATCGAAAATATTTCAGCAAAAGGTACTAAGAAAAAACTTATCGAATACAAGGAAGAAGCATTTCTTTCCAAAAAACTGGCAACCATTGTTCGTGATGTTCCAATAGATATTGCAGATGAGCGAACTTTCTGTTTTGACAAAGCTAAGTTGGCAAATTCCATACCTTTTTTAAAAGAATATGAATTGAGAAATACTGCCAAAAAAATTCTTACTTTCAATGATCCGGTAATCCAAAATAAAATTGAAGAAAAAAAGGAAGAATTCAAAGAAGAGTTTGATTTTATTTCTCAGGATTCAGCAAAAACTCCTCCAAAAACAGGAATCAATTTTAAAGCAATCCTGATCGACAAAATAGAAGCATTCCAAAACCTGCTGAAGGAAATTAAAGAAGCTGATGTTGTAGCTTTGGATACCGAAACCACTTCCACCGATCCGCTGCTGGCAAAACTGGTAGGAATCTCAATCTGCACAAATTCTGAGAAAGCTTATTACATTACAATTGCACATCAAATGGCAGATAATGTTCCAGTAGAAATGGTTTTGGATGAATTACCAAAAATTTTAAAAGGAAAACTGATAATTGCCCACAACATTAAATATGATTACCTGGTTCTGGAAAGAGCAGGTTGGAAGATCGAGAATGAAATCTTCGATACAATGATTGCTGATTATCTGCTGCGTCCAACTTCGCGCCATTCTCTGGATGCCTGCAGCAAAGAAGAATTCGATCACGAAATGATCCCGATAAAAGATTTGATCGGAGTGGGAAAGAAGCAGATCACGTTCGATCTGGTTCCTACCAGCCAGGCTTGTGATTATGCTGCTGAGGATGCCAATATCACATTTCGACTTTATAAAATTTACGAAGATAAACTGATCAAAGCAGATCTTTACAACCTCTTCAAAAATATAGAAATGCCGCTGTTTTATTCGCTGGCAAAAATGCAACAGAACGGTGTGAAAATCGATGTGGATATTTTGGATAAAATGTCTAAGGCAAATCAAAAACGCATCGGGAAATTGACCAAAGAGATCTATGAAATTGCCGGCTCGCAATTTAATATAAATTCCACGCAACAGCTGGGAAAGGTGTTGTTTGATGATCTGGGAATTCCACCGGTCAAGAAAACCAAGACAGGTTATTCAACCGATGTAACTGTTCTGGAAACATTGGCAAAAGATCATGAAATTGCCCGGAAATTGATGGAATATCGCATGCTGTCCAAATTGGAATCTACTTACGTTACTGCTCTTCCCAAACTTGTAAATCCAGAAACGGGTCGAGTTCATTCTTCGTTCAATCAAACTGTGGCTTCCACCGGCAGGCTTTCCAGTACAAATCCTAATATGCAGAACATTCCTGTTCGCAGCGAAATGGGCAAAGAGATTCGGTACGCTTTTGTGGCAGAAGGTGATGATAAAATCCTGATAGCTGCCGATTATTCCCAGATCGAATTGCGCATATTGGCAATGCTATCCAAAGATGAAAAAATGATCAATGCTTTCCAGCAGAAAAAAGATATTCACAGCGAAACAGCCAGCATTATTTATGAAATTCCGCAGGAGGAAGTTACAGCAGATCAGCGACGTTATGCCAAGATCATCAATTTTGGTTTGATGTACGGCATGGGAGCTTTTCGCGTGTCCAATGAATTGGAAATTACGCGCAAGGAAGCTCAGGAATTCATTGATAATTATTTCAGTAAATTTCCCACAATCCAGAATCACATTCAAAAAAGCATAGAAGATGCAACCAGAAAAGGTTATGCCGAAACGATCTTTGGCAGAAAACTGTTTCTTCCTGGTTTGAGCAGTTCCAACCGTCAGAGAGTGAGTGAAGCAGCTCGCGTTGCCACAAATATGCCGATTCAGGGCAGTGCTGCCGATATCATAAAAATCGCCATGATCAAATTGCAGGAAAAGATAGAAGATAACGATGATATCAAAATGATCATGCAGGTTCATGATGAATTGGTTTTTGAAGTGAAAAAAGAAAAATTAGAAGAAGCAAAGATGCTGATAAAAACTGAAATGGAAAATGCTCTTCCCCAAGAATATTCGGAAATCGTACCGCTGGTTGTAGATATCGGAATCGGCGAAAACTGGTTCGAAGCACACTAA
- a CDS encoding GNAT family N-acetyltransferase: MSYNPTLETKRLILRKISGDDKEDLFELLTNSEMDKKMIWNHLDDMDEIEAYITEVRDSYNMNHPSCFGIELKEDNHLIGVVEFFNYKEEFNCVEMHYMLLPKHHRKGMMTEALLKILSFIFDKTDINRIEAFCLKENKAAAKVLEKAGLILEGILREKILVGDEYMDIKLYSMLKSDMQFVVV, translated from the coding sequence ATGAGTTATAATCCAACATTGGAAACAAAAAGACTGATTCTGAGAAAGATATCAGGAGACGATAAAGAAGATCTTTTCGAATTGCTGACTAATTCAGAAATGGATAAAAAAATGATCTGGAATCATCTGGATGATATGGATGAGATCGAGGCCTACATTACAGAAGTTCGAGATTCTTATAATATGAATCATCCCAGCTGTTTTGGTATTGAATTAAAAGAAGATAACCATCTGATTGGTGTAGTGGAATTTTTTAATTACAAAGAAGAATTTAATTGCGTAGAAATGCATTATATGCTGCTTCCAAAACATCATCGTAAAGGCATGATGACAGAAGCCTTACTTAAAATCTTATCATTTATTTTTGATAAAACCGACATAAATAGAATTGAAGCATTCTGTTTGAAAGAAAACAAGGCAGCAGCCAAAGTTCTGGAAAAAGCAGGCTTGATTTTAGAGGGAATTTTAAGAGAAAAAATCCTGGTTGGCGATGAATATATGGATATCAAACTCTATTCCATGCTCAAAAGTGATATGCAATTTGTAGTTGTATAA
- a CDS encoding DMT family transporter, translated as MNENKKRYIGATAIILAAIMWGFDGVVLTPRLFSLNVGFVVFMLHLVPFVLMNTFLFKEYKKIKTFTKTDLATLLALSFFGGALGTLAIVKALFLVHFQHLSVVVLLQKLQPIFAIILAAIFLKEKIEKNFVLWAVIAIGASYTLTFGFHLPHAIEDADLIQASIWAVIAAFSFGSATVFGKKALNKFPYYTTNFYRFGFTAIIMFIYVLLTGAIGEFQNITTDHLMYFLIIAVTTGSGAIFLFYFGLNKVKAMVSTICELFFPISAILFDYLINDHKLSLVQWISAIIMILAVVEISYKRKKIR; from the coding sequence ATGAACGAAAATAAAAAAAGATATATCGGAGCCACAGCCATCATCCTGGCTGCAATTATGTGGGGATTTGATGGAGTTGTACTCACTCCAAGATTGTTCAGCTTAAATGTAGGATTCGTGGTATTTATGCTGCATCTGGTGCCATTTGTTCTGATGAATACATTCCTGTTCAAAGAATATAAAAAGATCAAAACGTTTACGAAAACAGATCTGGCTACTTTACTGGCATTATCCTTTTTTGGAGGTGCCCTGGGAACTCTGGCAATTGTTAAAGCACTTTTCCTGGTACATTTCCAGCATCTTTCGGTGGTAGTACTACTGCAAAAACTTCAACCCATATTTGCCATCATTTTAGCTGCTATTTTCCTGAAAGAAAAGATTGAGAAGAATTTTGTTTTATGGGCTGTTATTGCTATTGGAGCAAGCTATACACTTACTTTTGGTTTTCACCTTCCTCATGCGATTGAAGATGCTGATCTTATTCAAGCATCTATCTGGGCTGTAATTGCGGCTTTTTCTTTTGGAAGTGCTACTGTTTTTGGCAAGAAAGCTCTTAATAAATTTCCCTATTACACAACTAATTTCTATCGTTTTGGATTTACTGCGATTATAATGTTCATTTATGTTCTTCTCACCGGAGCTATTGGCGAATTCCAAAATATAACAACAGATCATCTTATGTATTTCCTGATTATCGCTGTAACTACCGGTTCAGGAGCGATCTTTCTCTTCTATTTCGGATTGAATAAAGTGAAAGCAATGGTTTCGACTATTTGTGAATTGTTTTTTCCCATTTCTGCAATACTGTTTGACTATTTGATAAATGATCACAAATTATCACTTGTGCAGTGGATCAGCGCAATAATCATGATCCTGGCAGTTGTTGAAATAAGTTATAAAAGGAAGAAAATTCGATGA
- a CDS encoding GWxTD domain-containing protein, with product MKKTIIFALLIAILFSLSAQKQEVDEPKENHKVFENLKDEYKLASYFLTYQQKKYYKKLSEEDKWRYLATFWKANDLDPTTEQNEFLDQIKTRIEYCNAHFTHFKSGWNTDRGRIYIRHGQPYEIIKRATSMNTKYAQKDYEIWKYRIVEYLTYIFIDLQQHGDYRLIYSENDPQEGSFADWQSYLGRDFDFGLLY from the coding sequence ATGAAAAAAACAATAATTTTCGCACTTTTAATCGCTATTTTATTTAGTTTATCAGCTCAAAAACAAGAAGTTGATGAACCCAAAGAAAATCACAAAGTTTTCGAAAATCTGAAAGATGAATACAAGCTTGCCAGCTATTTCTTAACCTATCAGCAGAAAAAATATTACAAAAAACTAAGTGAGGAAGATAAATGGCGTTACCTGGCTACTTTCTGGAAAGCCAATGATCTTGATCCTACTACAGAGCAAAACGAATTTTTAGATCAGATAAAGACGAGGATAGAATATTGTAATGCTCATTTTACTCATTTCAAATCCGGCTGGAATACAGATCGGGGCAGGATATATATTCGTCATGGGCAGCCGTACGAGATCATTAAACGAGCCACTTCCATGAACACAAAATATGCTCAAAAAGATTATGAGATCTGGAAATATAGAATTGTGGAATATCTTACTTATATTTTCATAGACTTGCAGCAGCATGGAGATTATCGGCTCATTTACAGCGAGAACGATCCTCAGGAAGGCAGCTTTGCAGACTGGCAGAGCTATCTGGGAAGGGATTTTGACTTTGGATTATTATATTAG
- a CDS encoding aldehyde ferredoxin oxidoreductase, with protein sequence MEAMIKVLVVNVNTSFYRVDRYKLGDFFGPVDLGLHLAGKLNSLNIGTGLFAGSILPGSNRLIFSGFSPCWGGFYISSMGGAGLEFNNLGINLLAIVGKAAQPSILYLNRDHGEEIQLEIYPVNSANIWNQKEKGVYSMMDQVYKNYGKNFGSNPRILAVGPSAAKTDMGAICSVPIKNDKLTHIDTWAGRGGFGSKLYQEHGIASIIYGGTHLEEDFRDRSVADKWFKDKYNQILAVKDFEATTKYRFDPKFQTGGTLGVNYANVSGKLIAFNYKSIYYSEEERLDIHKKFILDHYLKQFNEETIKTKQQKTCGEPCAALCKKMHGKYKKDYEPYQTLGPLCGIFDQRAAEKLVHHADMLGFDAISVGGVLAWLMECVNEDLLTLEEVGISQKPKFDTKDFGVIEDSKRNAEIGIELLDSIIQKRGILDFQEGARKFGRRLSRKKGKAILDKFIYIAFARKGWMVPNQYWTPGVLSPMAIMGKYYMYYGNEFFKPRDLGRLAAERFMAELVMDNLGICRFHRGWAEEMLPEIMEKIYQLKDDFINSVNMTASRINSRNSSVFWESERDFDFVMKFMERKIEIEKDDDPYLKEWLEKFKNNKFEAGLEFWYEIHKGIQESLKEF encoded by the coding sequence ATGGAAGCAATGATTAAAGTTTTAGTAGTAAATGTGAATACTTCATTTTATCGAGTAGACCGCTACAAGCTCGGAGATTTTTTTGGCCCTGTCGATCTGGGCTTGCATCTGGCAGGAAAATTGAACAGCTTAAATATTGGAACAGGATTGTTTGCTGGTTCGATCCTGCCTGGATCAAATCGCCTGATCTTTTCCGGTTTTTCTCCCTGCTGGGGAGGATTTTATATTTCTTCCATGGGTGGTGCCGGTTTGGAATTCAATAACTTGGGAATCAACCTGCTGGCAATCGTCGGAAAAGCTGCTCAACCATCTATTTTATATCTGAATCGTGATCACGGCGAAGAAATCCAGTTGGAAATTTATCCTGTAAATTCAGCTAATATCTGGAATCAAAAGGAAAAAGGTGTTTACTCGATGATGGATCAAGTCTATAAAAATTACGGAAAGAATTTCGGTTCCAATCCCCGCATTTTAGCAGTTGGGCCTTCCGCAGCAAAAACCGATATGGGAGCGATCTGTTCTGTGCCAATTAAAAACGATAAACTTACACATATCGATACCTGGGCAGGTAGAGGAGGGTTTGGTTCCAAGCTGTATCAGGAACATGGAATTGCTTCGATCATTTATGGCGGGACCCATCTGGAAGAAGATTTTCGCGATCGTTCTGTGGCTGATAAATGGTTCAAAGACAAGTATAATCAAATTCTGGCAGTAAAAGATTTTGAAGCAACAACCAAGTACCGCTTCGATCCTAAATTTCAAACCGGTGGTACTCTGGGAGTGAATTATGCTAACGTTTCAGGAAAATTGATTGCCTTCAATTATAAAAGTATTTATTACTCGGAAGAAGAAAGGTTGGATATTCATAAAAAATTCATTTTAGATCATTATCTGAAGCAATTCAATGAAGAAACAATAAAAACGAAACAGCAGAAAACCTGCGGAGAACCATGCGCAGCTTTGTGCAAGAAGATGCACGGAAAATACAAAAAAGATTATGAACCTTATCAAACCCTGGGACCACTTTGCGGAATTTTCGATCAACGAGCTGCAGAAAAACTGGTTCATCATGCCGATATGCTGGGCTTTGATGCAATTTCCGTCGGAGGAGTTTTAGCCTGGTTGATGGAATGCGTGAACGAAGACTTGCTTACTTTAGAAGAAGTTGGCATTTCCCAAAAACCTAAATTCGATACCAAGGATTTTGGTGTGATAGAAGATTCCAAGAGAAATGCTGAAATTGGTATTGAATTGCTGGATTCGATTATTCAGAAAAGAGGAATTTTAGACTTCCAGGAAGGAGCCCGGAAATTTGGCCGCCGACTTTCCCGCAAAAAAGGGAAAGCAATACTGGATAAATTTATTTACATCGCTTTTGCCCGAAAAGGCTGGATGGTTCCCAATCAATATTGGACTCCCGGCGTTCTTTCGCCAATGGCGATAATGGGAAAATATTACATGTACTATGGAAACGAATTCTTCAAACCCAGAGATCTGGGAAGATTGGCTGCTGAAAGATTTATGGCCGAACTGGTGATGGATAATCTTGGTATTTGCCGATTTCATCGAGGCTGGGCGGAAGAAATGCTGCCGGAGATCATGGAAAAAATTTACCAGCTGAAAGATGATTTTATAAATAGTGTAAATATGACGGCTTCCCGCATCAACAGCCGAAACTCCAGCGTATTCTGGGAGTCGGAAAGAGATTTTGATTTCGTAATGAAGTTTATGGAAAGAAAGATCGAGATCGAAAAAGATGACGATCCGTATTTGAAAGAATGGTTAGAAAAATTCAAGAACAATAAATTTGAAGCTGGTTTGGAATTCTGGTATGAAATTCATAAAGGGATTCAAGAATCGTTGAAAGAATTTTGA
- a CDS encoding M42 family metallopeptidase: MKKYVNLAVKQTETLCRIPSPSGFTIKATEYLINELKKMGFEPQYSRKKSVIVDLGGKGEAVVLAAHVDTLGAMVRAIKSNGRLRFTKIGGYPGNNVEAENCIIHNRDGKEFTGTFQMCEPAAHVNAELAKAKRDDKTLEVVIDEKVDSAEDVKKLGISTGDFISLNPRTIVTKNGFIKSRHLDDKASAGTLLAFAQMVADKKIELSRKVYLLFTTYEEVGHGGSSGIPVNVEEMISVDMGAVGDDLETDEHKVSICAKDSGGPYDYDVTTKLIQLAKENKLQYAVDIYPFYGSDVEATLRAGFDIKHALIGPGVSASHGYERTHKEGLENTLKLLVLYLKK; the protein is encoded by the coding sequence ATGAAGAAATATGTTAATCTGGCAGTAAAGCAAACCGAAACTTTATGTCGCATTCCCAGCCCCAGTGGTTTCACGATCAAAGCTACAGAATATTTAATTAATGAGCTTAAGAAAATGGGATTTGAACCGCAATATTCCCGCAAAAAATCGGTGATCGTAGATCTGGGTGGAAAAGGTGAAGCAGTTGTTTTGGCAGCTCATGTAGACACTTTGGGAGCAATGGTGCGAGCCATAAAAAGTAATGGAAGGTTGCGTTTTACCAAGATCGGCGGCTACCCGGGAAATAACGTAGAAGCAGAAAACTGCATTATCCATAACAGGGATGGAAAAGAATTTACCGGTACTTTTCAGATGTGTGAACCTGCAGCTCATGTGAATGCAGAATTGGCAAAAGCAAAACGTGATGATAAAACCCTGGAAGTGGTGATCGATGAAAAAGTAGATTCAGCAGAAGATGTGAAGAAACTGGGAATTTCAACCGGTGATTTTATTTCACTGAATCCTCGAACAATCGTTACAAAAAATGGATTCATTAAAAGTCGTCACCTGGATGACAAAGCCAGTGCAGGAACATTGTTGGCATTTGCCCAAATGGTTGCCGATAAAAAGATCGAACTTTCCCGAAAAGTCTATCTGCTTTTCACTACTTACGAAGAAGTTGGTCATGGTGGATCTTCCGGTATTCCGGTTAATGTGGAAGAAATGATCTCAGTTGATATGGGAGCGGTTGGCGACGATCTGGAAACAGATGAACACAAAGTTTCCATTTGTGCCAAAGATTCCGGCGGGCCTTACGATTATGATGTAACAACCAAACTTATTCAACTGGCAAAGGAAAATAAACTGCAATATGCTGTTGATATTTATCCGTTTTACGGCTCAGATGTAGAAGCAACATTGCGAGCTGGTTTTGATATAAAACATGCTCTCATCGGCCCGGGAGTTTCTGCTTCACACGGTTATGAAAGAACGCATAAAGAAGGTCTGGAAAACACCTTGAAATTGCTGGTATTATATTTGAAGAAATAA
- a CDS encoding EamA family transporter yields the protein MKPQLFALLTAIAWGVGGYFEKKGLHLGKLSPQMGITIRTFIALIVLSIASYPHWKTVAHAGGKALTYMIIGGGVVAGSVGMLCFYMAIKGAPLSKVMPIAFTSPLFGALMGILLGGEPITTKNIIGMLMTVGGIVILTI from the coding sequence ATGAAGCCACAATTATTTGCGCTGCTCACGGCAATAGCCTGGGGAGTTGGCGGTTATTTCGAAAAGAAAGGTTTACATCTGGGAAAACTGTCTCCGCAGATGGGAATTACGATCAGAACGTTTATTGCACTTATTGTGCTTTCAATTGCCAGTTATCCACATTGGAAAACTGTAGCTCATGCCGGTGGAAAAGCTCTTACTTACATGATCATCGGTGGCGGCGTGGTTGCAGGTTCTGTTGGAATGCTCTGTTTTTACATGGCGATCAAAGGAGCACCGCTGAGCAAAGTGATGCCGATCGCGTTTACTTCACCCTTGTTTGGTGCTTTGATGGGAATTTTGCTGGGCGGCGAACCGATTACCACCAAGAATATTATCGGCATGCTGATGACGGTTGGCGGAATTGTGATTTTAACGATATAG
- a CDS encoding helix-turn-helix domain-containing protein, with protein MRIDELGKLIKQRRKILRINQQDLAEISEIALHTISDIESGKGNPTLLVINKLCEILGLELQIKVKGNE; from the coding sequence ATGAGAATTGATGAGCTGGGTAAATTGATTAAACAACGAAGAAAAATCTTGCGAATCAACCAACAGGATCTGGCTGAGATTTCCGAGATCGCTTTGCACACGATCAGCGACATCGAATCGGGAAAAGGTAATCCAACTTTACTGGTTATAAATAAACTTTGTGAAATACTGGGTTTAGAACTTCAGATCAAAGTTAAAGGCAATGAATAA